From a single Sorghum bicolor cultivar BTx623 chromosome 5, Sorghum_bicolor_NCBIv3, whole genome shotgun sequence genomic region:
- the LOC8070175 gene encoding glutaredoxin-C10: MAACPAHNNTRNHIDQPTINFQANNETQNPSRQRHSHNQQPDQKLPVPMDRMAKLASERAVVVFTASNCSMGDVVASLLNSLGVNAAVHDLDRDPRGQEMERELASRLGAGAGGRGSPAVPAVFVGGHLVGGTSRVMALHLAGELVPMLKSAGALWL, from the coding sequence ATGGCGGCATGCCCAGCACACAACAACACAAGAAACCACATCGATCAGCCAACCATTAATTTCCAAGCTAACAACGAAACCCAGAACCCTTCCAGGCAGCGCCACAGCCATAATCAGCAACCTGATCAAAAGCTGCCAGTGCCAATGGACCGTATGGCGAAGCTGGCGTCGGAGCGCGCGGTGGTGGTGTTCACGGCGAGCAACTGCAGCATGGGCGACGTCGTGGCGTCGCTCCTGAACAGCCTGGGCGTGAACGCGGCCGTGCACGACCTGGACAGGGACCCCCGGGGCCAGGAGATGGAGCGGGAGCTCGCCAGCAGgctcggcgccggcgccggcgggcgCGGAAGCCCCGCTGTGCCGGCGGTGTTCGTGGGCGGCCACCTCGTCGGCGGGACCAGCAGGGTCATGGCGTTGCACCtcgccggcgagctcgtgcCCATGCTCAAGAGCGCCGGCGCGCTCTGGCTATAG